The Pyrococcus horikoshii OT3 genome includes a window with the following:
- a CDS encoding magnesium transporter has product MNLKIKLEKFINSELVRNAFLVSFPALLFCILLDFFAGAFLGKFFSLIRRNYPIILVMLPGLMGMRGNIFGAMASRLSTLLYLGEIEPKLMDRTVLKNVFLSIMLSLVPMTMLWIIGAIKVRELEVAIAVLLIVFVSTIYTSFLLGSATALATILPYKKGADPDAIAAPVITSIADLVTIPLLVGFILLYSNRMAFMGVGLVSLAILVFLKLNSKLEKSDIKTFRELLSILIALALFSSIAGTILESYSKLIEKVAILSIMYPMILDTTGNLGAIIGAKTSTKLHLEGIEKIINIETFKEILVYSLLALPLALVGNVIGAGITRVILSVEATVMPTFIILYPLFTFGVMWMAYFIAILAERANLDPDNVTVPTITTLSDIFSTLFIVLLAHLIS; this is encoded by the coding sequence ATGAACCTCAAAATAAAATTAGAGAAGTTTATAAATTCAGAATTAGTAAGAAACGCCTTCTTAGTTTCATTTCCAGCTTTGTTATTCTGTATATTGCTTGATTTCTTTGCAGGGGCATTCTTAGGCAAATTCTTCAGTTTAATAAGGAGGAATTATCCGATAATTCTTGTAATGCTTCCAGGTTTGATGGGCATGAGAGGGAACATATTTGGGGCGATGGCCTCCAGGCTTTCAACTTTACTATATCTGGGAGAAATCGAGCCGAAATTAATGGATAGAACCGTTTTAAAAAATGTATTCTTGAGCATAATGCTATCCTTAGTTCCTATGACGATGCTATGGATTATAGGGGCCATAAAGGTTAGAGAATTAGAGGTTGCCATAGCCGTATTGTTGATAGTTTTTGTCTCAACGATCTACACAAGTTTCCTCCTAGGATCCGCAACAGCCCTTGCTACGATACTCCCCTATAAGAAAGGGGCCGATCCTGATGCCATAGCGGCCCCTGTAATAACATCTATAGCTGATCTTGTAACGATACCACTCCTAGTGGGCTTTATACTTCTATATTCTAATAGAATGGCTTTTATGGGAGTGGGACTGGTTTCCCTCGCAATTCTTGTGTTCCTGAAGTTAAACTCCAAACTTGAAAAGAGTGACATAAAAACTTTTAGAGAATTACTAAGCATTCTCATAGCTTTAGCTCTCTTCTCAAGCATTGCCGGTACTATATTGGAGAGCTACAGTAAGCTCATAGAGAAGGTGGCCATACTGAGTATAATGTATCCAATGATTCTAGACACGACTGGGAATTTAGGAGCGATAATTGGAGCAAAAACATCAACAAAGCTTCATCTCGAAGGAATTGAAAAAATAATCAACATTGAAACGTTTAAAGAAATTCTAGTATACTCCCTACTGGCACTTCCGCTAGCCCTCGTGGGGAACGTTATAGGGGCCGGAATTACTCGAGTCATCCTAAGTGTTGAAGCAACGGTAATGCCTACTTTCATCATTTTATACCCACTCTTCACGTTTGGAGTTATGTGGATGGCATATTTCATTGCGATTCTT
- a CDS encoding KH domain-containing protein → MKAPICEVCLKTDGILCPADEKKLEEGIITELDVKISRMLYKLLGDADIEFKKAVEAGDLVVLIVGEGDVPIVIGKGGKNIKYLTRELGKRVRVIEGRDIKSTEDVKKLAIDLLYPAGVFGVNIVYRPDGEKYYKILVFSRDKNKLPEKAEVLESILTQITGVEAKIFFI, encoded by the coding sequence ATGAAGGCGCCGATCTGTGAGGTTTGTCTAAAAACTGATGGAATTCTATGTCCTGCTGATGAAAAAAAGCTAGAAGAAGGTATTATAACTGAGCTAGATGTTAAAATCTCAAGAATGTTATACAAACTACTTGGAGATGCAGACATAGAGTTCAAAAAGGCCGTGGAGGCAGGTGATCTCGTCGTTCTTATAGTTGGAGAGGGAGACGTTCCCATAGTGATCGGGAAGGGAGGAAAGAATATAAAGTATCTTACAAGGGAGTTAGGTAAGAGGGTCAGGGTAATAGAGGGAAGGGATATTAAGAGCACGGAAGATGTGAAAAAGCTGGCAATAGATCTCCTATACCCAGCAGGGGTTTTCGGCGTTAACATAGTTTACAGGCCAGATGGGGAGAAATACTACAAGATCCTAGTCTTCAGTAGGGATAAGAATAAGCTACCCGAAAAAGCTGAGGTTCTCGAGAGCATACTAACTCAGATAACTGGAGTCGAAGCTAAGATATTCTTTATTTAA
- a CDS encoding type II toxin-antitoxin system VapC family toxin: MTPMLRKICFDPSSFIQLTRKQNKELLEFVLAEFEIYLPITTVHAYLLAKSFKGKDPKKEVQKLRGIVRIVDLTDDLLGEIAEIDASLIKDGYFLSLEDLITAVSAIASKSLLVVSGNAEKYSPLRKYGLDCVNYDKFLEEVEVLAREEAKREKLI; the protein is encoded by the coding sequence ATGACTCCAATGCTTCGAAAAATTTGCTTTGATCCTTCTTCTTTTATTCAACTTACGAGAAAGCAAAATAAGGAGCTTTTAGAATTTGTCTTAGCGGAATTCGAGATATATCTCCCGATAACGACAGTTCATGCCTACCTCCTGGCGAAATCCTTTAAGGGGAAGGATCCAAAAAAAGAGGTTCAAAAGTTGAGGGGAATAGTTAGAATAGTCGACTTGACGGATGATCTACTAGGGGAAATAGCTGAGATAGATGCCTCCTTAATTAAAGATGGTTACTTCCTCTCCCTGGAAGATTTAATAACCGCTGTCTCTGCTATAGCATCTAAATCCCTGTTGGTTGTCAGTGGTAATGCGGAAAAGTACTCCCCTTTAAGGAAATACGGACTTGATTGCGTAAACTATGACAAGTTTTTAGAGGAAGTTGAGGTTCTTGCTAGGGAAGAGGCAAAGAGAGAAAAGTTAATCTAG
- the nob1 gene encoding endoribonuclease Nob1: MLRNLKKTLVLDSSVFIQGIDIEGYTTPSVVEEIKDRESKIFLESLISAGKVKIAEPSKESIDRIIQVAKETGEVNELSKADIEVLALAYELKGEIFSDDYNVQNIASLLGLRFRTLKRGIKKVIKWRYVCIGCGRKFSTLPPGGVCPDCGSKVKLIPRKR; encoded by the coding sequence GTGTTGCGCAACTTGAAAAAAACCTTAGTCCTTGACTCTTCAGTTTTCATTCAGGGGATTGATATTGAAGGATACACAACCCCTAGTGTAGTTGAGGAAATAAAGGATAGAGAATCTAAGATCTTCCTGGAATCTCTGATATCAGCAGGAAAAGTGAAGATTGCAGAACCTTCAAAGGAGTCCATCGATAGAATAATCCAAGTAGCTAAAGAGACTGGTGAGGTAAACGAACTTAGTAAAGCCGATATAGAGGTTCTAGCTTTGGCCTATGAGCTCAAGGGAGAGATCTTCAGTGACGATTATAACGTTCAAAATATCGCCTCGCTCCTCGGGCTTAGGTTTAGAACCCTTAAAAGGGGAATCAAAAAGGTCATAAAGTGGAGATACGTATGCATAGGCTGTGGAAGAAAGTTCTCAACCCTTCCTCCTGGAGGGGTATGCCCGGATTGTGGAAGTAAGGTAAAGTTGATTCCTAGAAAGCGCTAG
- the serS gene encoding serine--tRNA ligase: MLDIKLIRENPELVKNDLIKRGELEKVKWVDEILKLDTEWRTKLKEINRLRHERNKIAVEIGKRRKKGEPVDELLAKSREIVKRIGELENEVEELKKKIDYYLWRLPNITHPSVPVGKDENDNVPIRFWGKARVWKGHLERFLEQSQGKMEYEILEWKPKLHVDLLEILGGADFARAAKVSGSRFYYLLNEIVILDLALIRFALDRLIEKGFTPVIPPYMVRRFVEEGSTSFEDFEDVIYKVEDEDLYLIPTAEHPLAGMHANEILDGKDLPLLYVGVSPCFRKEAGTAGKDTKGIFRVHQFHKVEQFVYSRPEESWEWHEKIIRNAEELFQELEIPYRVVNICTGDLGYVAAKKYDIEAWMPGQGKFREVVSASNCTDWQARRLNIRFRDRTDEKPRYVHTLNSTAIATSRAIVAILENHQEEDGTVRIPKVLWKYTGFKEIVPVEKKERCCAT; encoded by the coding sequence ATGCTGGATATAAAGCTGATCCGTGAAAACCCCGAATTAGTTAAAAACGACTTGATAAAAAGGGGAGAGCTAGAGAAAGTTAAGTGGGTAGATGAGATTCTAAAGCTCGACACAGAATGGAGGACTAAGCTTAAGGAGATAAACAGACTTAGGCATGAGAGAAACAAGATCGCAGTAGAAATTGGAAAGAGAAGAAAAAAAGGAGAACCCGTTGATGAACTTTTAGCAAAAAGCAGAGAGATCGTCAAAAGAATAGGAGAACTCGAAAATGAAGTTGAGGAACTAAAGAAAAAGATCGATTATTACCTATGGAGACTTCCAAACATTACCCATCCAAGCGTCCCAGTTGGGAAGGATGAAAATGATAACGTCCCCATAAGATTCTGGGGAAAAGCCAGAGTTTGGAAAGGCCACCTTGAAAGATTCCTGGAGCAGAGCCAAGGGAAGATGGAGTATGAAATTCTTGAATGGAAACCAAAACTGCACGTTGACCTCTTAGAAATCCTAGGAGGAGCAGACTTCGCAAGGGCCGCGAAGGTCAGCGGTTCCAGGTTCTATTACCTCCTCAACGAGATAGTGATACTTGATCTAGCCCTAATTAGGTTCGCCCTTGACAGGCTCATAGAGAAGGGCTTTACGCCGGTAATTCCTCCTTATATGGTTAGAAGGTTCGTTGAGGAAGGATCTACTAGCTTTGAGGACTTTGAGGATGTTATATACAAGGTTGAAGATGAGGATCTATATCTAATTCCGACCGCTGAACACCCCTTAGCTGGAATGCACGCGAACGAGATATTAGATGGAAAAGATTTACCCCTCCTCTACGTCGGTGTTTCACCATGCTTTAGAAAAGAAGCAGGAACAGCTGGAAAGGATACTAAGGGAATATTTAGGGTTCACCAATTCCATAAGGTAGAACAGTTCGTCTACTCAAGACCTGAAGAAAGCTGGGAGTGGCATGAGAAAATAATAAGGAACGCTGAAGAGCTATTCCAGGAGTTAGAGATACCATACAGAGTTGTAAACATCTGTACCGGAGATTTAGGTTACGTCGCAGCTAAGAAGTACGACATAGAAGCCTGGATGCCAGGACAAGGTAAATTTAGGGAAGTAGTCTCAGCAAGCAATTGTACTGATTGGCAGGCTAGGAGGCTTAACATAAGGTTTAGGGATAGGACTGATGAAAAGCCCAGGTACGTTCACACTCTAAATTCAACGGCAATAGCTACTTCTAGAGCGATAGTTGCAATCCTGGAAAACCATCAGGAGGAAGATGGAACCGTTAGGATCCCAAAGGTTCTGTGGAAATACACAGGGTTTAAGGAGATAGTTCCAGTAGAAAAGAAGGAGAGGTGTTGCGCAACTTGA
- the trm10 gene encoding tRNA (guanine(9)-/adenine(9)-N1)-methyltransferase, producing the protein MKKPGDVLREILQEKGIISVGTLSRKWPSGRDIYQELALLLLEGDGAIVELEEETSESWDLNGKKVGPSKYAYVRPCLVEKFKVVVDGDEIARRLPDYPWIIVDLMLWDKHIPKEKDKITLQVRETYAVMRRMYYPRKFAITWINEEYKKKNKLPLEKIVSYEGTTAEFLKERGINRVVLLDPNADEALSEKDLEEKAFIIGGIVDMKGDKKGTTAKIGEVLKKEGIEVLRRKIVLRGDVIGVPDRINHITEILIRMLYGEPMERAILAVQAPTHARWRLRREIPKRKIRYLIDGKLYLVVEKELFDELKGWLNIRWEDFVKVLRETGIIALERRRIHRLNKISTYRPDRNGGKRVILLKRAALLCYNY; encoded by the coding sequence ATGAAGAAGCCAGGAGATGTACTTAGGGAGATACTCCAAGAGAAGGGAATTATTTCCGTTGGAACCCTCTCAAGGAAGTGGCCGTCAGGTAGGGATATATATCAAGAACTAGCCCTCCTCCTGTTAGAAGGGGATGGGGCCATAGTTGAACTTGAAGAGGAAACTTCCGAATCCTGGGACTTAAACGGAAAAAAGGTAGGTCCCTCAAAATATGCATACGTTAGGCCCTGCCTAGTAGAGAAGTTTAAAGTTGTCGTTGATGGGGATGAAATAGCCAGACGTCTCCCAGATTATCCATGGATAATAGTTGACCTAATGCTGTGGGATAAGCACATTCCAAAAGAGAAGGATAAGATTACCCTACAGGTAAGAGAAACCTACGCAGTTATGAGGAGGATGTACTACCCGAGGAAATTCGCAATAACTTGGATAAACGAGGAATATAAAAAGAAGAACAAGTTACCCCTCGAAAAAATTGTGAGCTATGAAGGTACAACTGCAGAGTTCCTAAAGGAGAGGGGAATTAACAGGGTAGTCCTCCTAGATCCAAATGCTGATGAAGCTCTCAGCGAGAAGGATTTAGAGGAGAAAGCCTTTATAATTGGCGGAATTGTCGATATGAAGGGGGACAAGAAGGGAACGACAGCAAAGATTGGTGAGGTTCTTAAGAAAGAAGGAATAGAAGTTCTCAGGAGAAAAATAGTGCTAAGGGGAGACGTAATTGGAGTTCCAGATAGGATAAATCATATCACCGAGATCCTGATAAGAATGCTCTACGGTGAACCAATGGAAAGGGCTATTTTAGCTGTCCAAGCTCCAACTCACGCTAGATGGAGGTTGAGGAGGGAGATTCCGAAGAGGAAAATTAGGTATTTGATAGATGGAAAACTTTACTTAGTTGTTGAGAAGGAGCTTTTTGATGAGCTTAAAGGGTGGTTAAATATAAGGTGGGAAGATTTTGTTAAGGTTTTAAGGGAAACTGGTATAATCGCCCTGGAAAGGAGGAGAATACATCGTTTGAATAAGATATCCACATACAGGCCCGATAGAAACGGCGGTAAGAGGGTTATACTGCTAAAGAGAGCAGCGCTACTTTGCTATAATTATTAA
- a CDS encoding M48 family metallopeptidase, producing MIHEITLDGKIVRYKVVEKPVKYVTLRFLEDGTLLVVTPSKEIVREVLIKKRNWILSKLSIIEEAKELAGEGFPLFGRFYSLEIGEKFEIDDKNRIIIYPGIDVLRDWIKKEVKRRAQEISKEFGVAPKRIYVRVMKTKWGSTTWRKSVTLNLSSVALPEELFHYLVIHELAHLIELNHSKRFWSIVARYHPDYKEKRRELKKWWFIVHLNETWRAILQWPGGGSSSSWA from the coding sequence ATGATACATGAGATAACCCTTGACGGAAAAATCGTAAGGTATAAGGTTGTTGAAAAGCCCGTGAAGTACGTAACTTTAAGATTCCTTGAAGACGGTACACTACTTGTAGTTACCCCCTCCAAGGAAATAGTTCGAGAAGTTTTAATTAAGAAGAGGAATTGGATACTCTCAAAGCTCTCCATAATTGAGGAGGCGAAAGAGCTGGCAGGAGAAGGATTTCCCTTATTTGGTAGATTTTATTCCCTGGAGATAGGAGAAAAATTTGAGATAGACGATAAAAACCGAATAATTATTTACCCAGGGATAGATGTCTTGAGGGATTGGATTAAGAAGGAAGTAAAAAGAAGAGCACAGGAGATATCCAAGGAATTTGGGGTAGCTCCGAAGAGGATTTACGTAAGGGTAATGAAAACTAAATGGGGAAGTACAACTTGGAGAAAATCGGTTACACTTAACTTGTCTTCCGTGGCACTTCCAGAGGAACTTTTCCACTATTTAGTCATCCACGAGTTAGCTCACTTAATCGAGCTTAACCACAGCAAGAGGTTTTGGAGTATAGTTGCAAGGTACCACCCAGATTACAAGGAAAAGAGGAGAGAGCTCAAGAAATGGTGGTTTATCGTTCATTTAAATGAAACGTGGAGGGCTATTCTCCAATGGCCTGGAGGAGGATCCTCCTCTTCCTGGGCCTAG
- a CDS encoding secondary thiamine-phosphate synthase enzyme YjbQ: MKVVKKELHFSTKGEIDLVDITREVELFVAESGISKGQVLIFVPGATGAVVAIEHEEGLLEDFKKILKEIVPKEKPYLHNRFDDNAHSHIRATLLGPSLVFPIVDGELVRGTWQQIFFVELDTRPRKRRILLQAIGE, from the coding sequence ATGAAAGTTGTAAAAAAAGAGCTACACTTCTCTACAAAGGGTGAAATTGACCTAGTTGATATAACAAGGGAAGTTGAGCTCTTCGTGGCCGAGAGTGGAATATCCAAGGGGCAAGTGTTAATCTTTGTTCCAGGAGCTACGGGAGCTGTTGTAGCTATAGAGCATGAGGAAGGATTATTAGAGGACTTTAAGAAAATATTAAAGGAGATTGTTCCAAAGGAGAAGCCTTACCTCCACAACAGGTTCGACGACAATGCGCACTCCCATATAAGGGCCACGCTCTTAGGCCCAAGCCTTGTGTTTCCCATAGTTGATGGAGAATTAGTAAGGGGAACATGGCAACAGATATTCTTCGTTGAGCTAGATACTAGGCCCAGGAAGAGGAGGATCCTCCTCCAGGCCATTGGAGAATAG
- a CDS encoding thiamine-phosphate synthase family protein translates to MKTPTTFWAEVILPAIRAKVAKILSSEGFSQMKIAKELGVTQAMVSKYLSKYNPPEILNQIMEEIDTLAVLVAEMIKNDTKKEEIIKTIERSFLKFLSDEKFCRAYEMYSGISGKVCKDIITSSERKEVIDELTKALEILLKDEKFARLIPEIRSNFAYSISNPRDLNDVAAVPGRITVIKDKPYAMPPEFGASKHTAKLLIKISRYNPKIRSVINIRFGKDVEEAVKKAGLRVIYLPRNLKSIEEVENEIAKIFGMGEPDIVIDPGRHGVEPCVYVFGENPWDVIRKLRVVEKYL, encoded by the coding sequence GTGAAAACTCCAACGACGTTTTGGGCAGAGGTAATCTTACCCGCAATAAGGGCAAAAGTAGCGAAGATATTAAGCTCTGAAGGATTCTCCCAGATGAAGATAGCCAAAGAACTAGGGGTAACTCAGGCTATGGTTAGCAAATACTTGTCTAAATATAACCCACCGGAGATCCTTAACCAAATAATGGAGGAGATAGACACCTTAGCCGTGTTAGTAGCTGAAATGATAAAAAATGATACGAAAAAAGAGGAAATAATAAAAACAATAGAAAGGAGCTTTCTCAAGTTTTTAAGCGACGAGAAATTCTGCAGAGCTTATGAAATGTATTCAGGGATCTCAGGAAAGGTATGTAAAGATATAATAACCAGTTCAGAGAGAAAGGAAGTAATTGACGAATTAACCAAGGCCCTAGAGATATTGCTCAAGGATGAGAAGTTTGCTAGGTTAATTCCGGAGATAAGGAGCAATTTTGCATATTCAATATCAAATCCCAGGGATCTTAACGATGTTGCTGCAGTTCCTGGGAGGATCACCGTGATTAAGGATAAGCCCTACGCTATGCCACCTGAGTTCGGAGCTAGCAAGCACACCGCTAAGTTGCTCATAAAGATATCAAGATACAACCCAAAGATTAGGTCAGTCATTAACATTAGATTCGGGAAAGACGTTGAGGAGGCGGTAAAAAAGGCTGGATTAAGAGTTATCTACCTTCCCAGGAACTTAAAGTCAATAGAGGAGGTTGAAAATGAGATAGCTAAAATTTTTGGGATGGGAGAACCTGACATAGTTATCGATCCAGGAAGGCATGGCGTGGAACCCTGCGTTTACGTTTTTGGTGAAAATCCCTGGGATGTTATAAGGAAGCTTAGAGTTGTAGAGAAATATTTATGA
- a CDS encoding CGP-CTERM-anchored Cys-rich protein → MGDLKKAAILIILLFLIPFARACFFPQDLYAVEVELKDYNLNPLLKARNIVIEDHKIIYRSHYDPRLIVMIWNDSKLHVRVQIPTKSVEEKIFTEEFTGVIPAQTIVERAKESGWDVKEYYLKKDNITIYLTPKVGKECKSDSDCKTGGCSGELCLKKNETAFSTCIYREWYECLKLTKCGCYNGFCTWKPNPLFMECLKKYNVSIEKIIKAKTQIRIEIKGEINDKIIREIEYLLECKIPRNFNEIDKTSIVPTIDPRIVNAGTAIESELRWLREVGVIKIKDEDIKKISEIAKWGYSGYNAHIGFYDGEWKPYFNASNAELIRCVGNGFKDYQEELPKDPPTIERGTCGPAVMILLTLIGILGGKRRENSNDVLGRGNLTRNKGKSSEDIKL, encoded by the coding sequence GTGGGCGATTTGAAGAAAGCCGCAATTTTAATTATCCTCCTATTTTTAATTCCCTTTGCGAGAGCATGCTTCTTTCCTCAGGATCTTTACGCTGTGGAAGTTGAACTTAAAGATTACAACCTCAATCCCCTCCTAAAGGCCAGGAACATAGTAATTGAGGATCACAAGATCATCTACCGCTCCCACTATGATCCAAGGTTAATAGTTATGATATGGAACGACTCAAAACTCCACGTTAGGGTTCAAATACCAACGAAATCCGTAGAGGAAAAGATATTTACTGAGGAATTTACGGGAGTTATTCCAGCTCAGACGATTGTTGAGAGGGCGAAGGAAAGTGGATGGGATGTTAAAGAGTATTATCTGAAAAAAGACAACATAACGATATACCTAACCCCCAAAGTCGGTAAAGAGTGTAAAAGCGATTCAGACTGCAAAACTGGGGGATGTTCTGGGGAATTATGCTTAAAGAAAAATGAAACGGCTTTCTCTACGTGCATATATAGGGAATGGTACGAATGCCTAAAGTTGACGAAGTGCGGATGCTATAATGGATTTTGCACTTGGAAGCCAAACCCCCTCTTTATGGAATGTCTCAAAAAATACAACGTTAGTATAGAGAAAATAATAAAGGCTAAGACTCAAATAAGAATTGAAATTAAAGGAGAGATAAATGATAAAATCATAAGAGAAATTGAATATTTACTCGAATGTAAGATACCCAGGAATTTCAATGAAATTGATAAAACCTCGATAGTTCCAACTATAGATCCTAGGATCGTTAATGCGGGAACTGCAATTGAAAGCGAATTGAGATGGCTTAGGGAAGTTGGGGTAATAAAGATAAAAGATGAAGATATCAAAAAGATTAGTGAAATAGCCAAGTGGGGATACTCAGGATACAACGCGCACATAGGCTTCTACGACGGGGAATGGAAGCCGTATTTTAATGCCTCGAACGCTGAACTGATAAGGTGCGTTGGAAATGGATTCAAAGATTACCAGGAGGAATTACCCAAAGATCCCCCAACCATTGAGAGGGGCACGTGCGGGCCCGCTGTTATGATCTTGCTAACTTTAATTGGAATACTCGGAGGGAAAAGACGTGAAAACTCCAACGACGTTTTGGGCAGAGGTAATCTTACCCGCAATAAGGGCAAAAGTAGCGAAGATATTAAGCTCTGA
- a CDS encoding MFS transporter codes for MEKERKIAGISWNVFLLGLVSFLNDMSSEMIAPIVPTYLTDILKMGKLASGSIMGLIESLSSLFKVIFGYISDVFRKRKTFVALGYLLSTIAKGALALTHSWWDFLTLRILDRIGKGIRTAPRDALIAESSEKGKSGKSFGFHRMMDTLGAVTGPLVAVGLLALLSKYPKELAYRYIFLISAIPGAIGVLIVIFLVKDRGGIVKKKIKEISSLKSPHLRAFLAVVAIAALGRYSYAFTLWKVKELGYSIFQGLEFYALFNVIYALAAYPIGSYSDKVGKKKIITTGFGIAGLASLLFAYSKSLAMLMLAFILYGVYMAIEDTIPRAYMADLAKEYEKGTIIGMYHTVFGIFVFPASIIVGYLWQTYSLEIGFLYASVMNFIAMILMGTFVKEKAN; via the coding sequence ATGGAAAAAGAGAGGAAAATAGCAGGTATAAGCTGGAACGTATTTTTGCTAGGTCTCGTCAGTTTTTTAAACGACATGAGTAGCGAAATGATAGCTCCCATAGTTCCCACTTACCTTACAGACATCCTAAAGATGGGAAAACTCGCTAGCGGTTCAATAATGGGACTCATAGAAAGCCTCAGCTCCCTGTTTAAGGTGATATTCGGATATATCAGCGACGTATTTAGAAAAAGAAAAACGTTCGTTGCTCTCGGTTATCTATTATCCACGATAGCGAAAGGCGCTTTAGCACTCACCCACTCATGGTGGGACTTCTTAACCCTAAGGATACTTGACAGGATTGGAAAAGGAATTAGAACGGCTCCAAGAGATGCCCTTATCGCTGAATCTAGCGAAAAGGGGAAAAGCGGAAAATCCTTCGGTTTCCATAGGATGATGGATACCCTGGGGGCCGTAACAGGACCCCTCGTTGCTGTCGGACTTTTAGCGCTCTTGAGTAAATACCCAAAGGAGCTAGCTTATAGGTATATATTCTTAATCTCTGCAATTCCCGGGGCAATAGGTGTCCTAATAGTAATTTTCCTGGTAAAAGACCGCGGAGGGATCGTCAAGAAAAAGATCAAGGAAATATCATCACTCAAAAGCCCCCACCTAAGGGCGTTCCTGGCCGTAGTCGCAATAGCAGCACTGGGAAGATATAGCTATGCATTTACCCTTTGGAAGGTTAAGGAGCTGGGTTACTCAATCTTTCAGGGACTCGAATTCTACGCTCTCTTTAACGTCATATATGCGTTAGCGGCTTACCCGATAGGATCCTATTCCGATAAGGTAGGAAAGAAAAAGATCATAACTACAGGATTTGGAATAGCTGGATTGGCATCGTTACTCTTCGCTTATTCAAAGAGCTTAGCAATGCTAATGTTAGCATTCATCCTCTATGGTGTGTACATGGCAATTGAAGACACTATTCCAAGGGCATATATGGCCGATTTAGCGAAAGAGTACGAGAAGGGAACAATAATAGGTATGTATCACACAGTATTTGGAATCTTTGTATTTCCAGCATCCATAATCGTTGGCTACCTTTGGCAGACGTACTCCCTGGAGATAGGGTTCCTCTATGCCTCGGTAATGAACTTCATAGCGATGATCCTCATGGGAACCTTTGTTAAAGAAAAGGCTAATTAA
- a CDS encoding PadR family transcriptional regulator, whose product MIRRIILGFMGLHILHHASKEPVTGAFIMEELKRHGYKVSPGTIYPLLRKMEDLGLLKSRWDVVNGRRVRLYEITEKGLEVLKEGKEKVRELCKEILGD is encoded by the coding sequence ATGATAAGGCGCATAATACTCGGATTCATGGGCCTCCATATCTTACACCATGCAAGTAAAGAACCAGTAACAGGGGCCTTTATCATGGAGGAACTCAAAAGACATGGATATAAGGTAAGTCCAGGAACGATATACCCACTTCTCAGGAAAATGGAGGATCTAGGCTTACTAAAGAGCAGGTGGGATGTGGTAAATGGAAGAAGGGTTAGACTTTACGAGATAACTGAAAAGGGGCTTGAAGTGTTGAAGGAAGGAAAAGAGAAGGTTAGAGAACTTTGTAAAGAAATTTTAGGTGATTAA